In a single window of the Phaeobacter sp. G2 genome:
- the recJ gene encoding single-stranded-DNA-specific exonuclease RecJ — protein sequence MSFLGVENSLTGRRWLGLGIDLERAAEHMAQQTGLPMPLCQVLARRGVPPHEALGFLSPHLKDLLPDPRRMKDMEQAAARFLDAVETRQRIAIFADYDVDGGSSAALLLVWLRAMGLQATLYIPDRIDEGYGPNDAAMAGLAQAHDLIVCVDCGTLSHGPIAAAKGADVIVLDHHLGGETLPDCVAVVNPNRQDEDGELGYFCAAGVVFLMLVEVRRQAREKGLGTGPDLMSLLDLVALATVADVAPLIGANRALVRQGLKVLGARQRPGLVALADVSRMDAAPSTYHLGFLLGPRVNAGGRIGKADLGARLLATENPHEAAALAERLDQLNTERRDIENAVRAAAMEQAEARGFDAPLVWAAGEGWHPGVVGIVASRLKEAAGRPAVVIGLHNGEGKGSGRSVSGIDLGVAIQRAAAEGLLIKGGGHKMAAGLTVAEDKLEAAMQRLSDLLAKQGAGSLGPADLKLDGMLMPGAASIDLIEQIEQAGPFGAGAAAPRYGFPDLAIRFAKRIGETHLKLSLTDGVGGNLDAICFGAFDTALGPRLLEHGGARFHFAGRLEINSWGGRQSPQLRLEDAAEAS from the coding sequence ATGAGCTTTCTTGGGGTTGAAAACTCGCTGACAGGACGCCGCTGGCTGGGGCTTGGCATTGATCTTGAACGCGCCGCCGAACATATGGCGCAGCAGACCGGCTTGCCCATGCCCCTGTGTCAGGTGCTGGCCCGTCGCGGTGTCCCCCCTCATGAGGCCCTTGGGTTCCTCAGCCCACATCTGAAAGACCTGCTGCCGGATCCGCGCCGCATGAAGGATATGGAGCAGGCCGCAGCACGTTTTCTGGACGCGGTTGAGACCCGCCAGCGTATCGCGATTTTTGCCGATTACGATGTGGATGGTGGCAGCTCGGCGGCGCTGCTGCTGGTCTGGCTGCGGGCCATGGGGCTACAGGCGACCCTGTATATTCCCGATCGCATCGACGAGGGCTATGGCCCCAACGACGCGGCCATGGCGGGGCTGGCACAGGCCCATGATCTGATTGTCTGCGTCGACTGTGGCACCCTGTCCCATGGACCTATCGCGGCGGCCAAGGGCGCCGATGTCATCGTGCTGGATCACCACCTGGGCGGTGAGACCCTGCCCGATTGTGTCGCGGTGGTGAACCCCAACCGCCAGGATGAAGACGGTGAACTGGGCTATTTCTGCGCCGCCGGTGTGGTGTTTTTGATGCTCGTCGAGGTCCGCCGTCAGGCCCGGGAAAAGGGTCTGGGCACCGGACCGGATTTGATGAGCCTGCTGGATCTTGTCGCACTTGCAACTGTGGCCGATGTCGCCCCGTTGATTGGGGCAAACCGGGCGCTGGTGCGCCAGGGGCTGAAAGTTCTGGGCGCACGCCAGCGCCCCGGTCTGGTGGCCCTGGCTGATGTTTCGCGCATGGATGCAGCGCCTTCGACCTATCATCTCGGCTTTTTGCTGGGGCCACGGGTCAATGCAGGCGGGCGCATCGGCAAGGCCGATCTGGGGGCTCGCCTGTTGGCAACGGAGAACCCCCATGAGGCCGCCGCGCTGGCAGAACGGCTGGATCAGCTGAACACGGAACGGCGCGACATTGAAAACGCGGTGCGCGCCGCCGCGATGGAACAGGCCGAAGCCCGCGGGTTTGACGCGCCTTTGGTCTGGGCCGCCGGCGAGGGCTGGCATCCCGGCGTGGTTGGCATCGTCGCCTCGCGCCTGAAAGAGGCCGCAGGACGCCCGGCGGTTGTCATCGGGTTGCACAACGGTGAGGGCAAGGGATCGGGACGTTCGGTGAGTGGTATCGACCTTGGTGTTGCCATCCAGCGCGCGGCCGCAGAGGGCCTGCTGATCAAAGGCGGGGGCCACAAGATGGCCGCAGGCCTGACGGTGGCAGAAGACAAGCTGGAGGCCGCCATGCAGCGTCTCAGCGACCTGCTGGCCAAACAGGGTGCGGGAAGCCTGGGACCGGCGGATTTGAAACTGGATGGCATGTTGATGCCGGGCGCTGCCAGCATTGATCTGATCGAACAGATCGAACAGGCAGGCCCCTTTGGTGCCGGAGCCGCAGCGCCGCGCTATGGTTTTCCGGATCTCGCCATCCGCTTTGCCAAACGGATTGGGGAAACCCACCTGAAGCTGTCGTTGACCGACGGGGTTGGCGGTAATCTGGATGCGATCTGCTTTGGCGCCTTTGACACAGCGCTGGGGCCGCGTCTGCTCGAACATGGCGGCGCACGATTCCATTTTGCCGGACGGCTGGAAATCAACAGTTGGGGCGGCCGTCAAAGCCCACAACTGCGATTGGAAGACGCCGCCGAAGCCAGTTGA
- the glpX gene encoding class II fructose-bisphosphatase: MTETSADAPFHDRMLSLGLARVAEQAALASASLIGRGDEKAADQAAVNAMREQLNLLDIKGVVVIGEGERDEAPMLYIGEEVGTGNGPGVDIALDPLEGTTLTAKDMPNALTVIAMGPRGSMLHAPDTYMDKLAVGPGYPDGVVSLDMSPRERVEALAAAKGCAASDITVCILERPRHEAMIAEVRETGAAIRLITDGDVAGVMHCAESETTGIDMYMGQGGAPEGVLAAAALKCMGGQIFGRLLFRNDDEKGRAAKAGITDLDRIYTRDEMVTQDVIFAATGVTGGSLLPEIKRQPGWVETTTLLMRSKTGSVRRMSYRTPV, translated from the coding sequence ATGACCGAGACCTCCGCCGACGCCCCCTTCCACGACCGCATGCTGTCTCTGGGCCTTGCCCGGGTCGCTGAACAGGCCGCACTGGCCTCTGCCTCGCTGATTGGGCGTGGCGATGAAAAAGCCGCAGATCAGGCGGCGGTGAACGCCATGCGCGAACAGCTGAACCTGCTCGACATCAAAGGTGTCGTAGTCATTGGCGAAGGCGAACGCGACGAAGCCCCGATGCTGTACATTGGCGAAGAGGTCGGCACCGGCAATGGCCCCGGCGTTGATATCGCGCTGGACCCGTTGGAAGGCACCACGCTGACCGCCAAGGACATGCCCAACGCCCTGACCGTGATCGCCATGGGGCCGCGCGGCTCGATGCTGCACGCCCCCGACACCTATATGGACAAGCTGGCCGTTGGCCCCGGCTACCCCGATGGTGTTGTCTCGCTGGATATGTCGCCTCGTGAACGGGTTGAGGCCCTGGCCGCTGCAAAGGGCTGCGCCGCCTCTGACATTACCGTCTGCATTCTGGAACGCCCCCGCCACGAGGCAATGATTGCCGAGGTCCGCGAAACTGGCGCGGCCATTCGCCTGATCACCGATGGCGACGTTGCCGGGGTGATGCATTGCGCCGAATCTGAGACCACCGGCATCGACATGTACATGGGCCAGGGCGGCGCACCTGAGGGTGTTCTTGCCGCTGCGGCGCTGAAATGTATGGGCGGTCAGATTTTTGGTCGCCTGTTGTTCCGCAATGACGACGAAAAGGGCCGTGCCGCCAAAGCCGGCATCACCGATCTTGACCGGATTTATACCCGCGATGAAATGGTGACCCAGGATGTGATCTTTGCCGCCACCGGCGTCACCGGCGGCTCGCTGCTGCCCGAAATCAAGCGCCAGCCAGGCTGGGTTGAGACCACCACACTGCTGATGCGCTCCAAAACCGGATCGGTACGGCGGATGTCCTACCGCACCCCGGTTTAA
- a CDS encoding homoserine dehydrogenase: protein MTKPLRLGIAGLGTVGVGVVKIIRRQAEMLEMRTGRPVVITAVSARDASKDRGVALTGYAWETDPVALAKRDDVDVFVELMGGHDGAAKDATEAALASGKDVVTANKALLAIHGQALAEQAEAAGQVIRFEAAVAGGIPVIKSLTEGLAGNQVTRIMGVMNGTCNYILTRMEATGEGYNTLFDECGRLGYLEADPNLDVGGIDAGHKLALLSSIAFGSKPAFDDVVLQGIQRIAIDDIRHAADMGYRIKLLGVAQRTARGLEQRMTPCLVPANSPLGQLEGGTNMVVIEGDAVEQVVLRGPGAGEGPTASAVLGDICDLARGLRIATFGQPATSLQEIPAAQTGLPAPYYLRLALQDKPGALAKVATALGDAGISIDRMRQYSHSEPTAPVLIVTHKCTSAALDIAIEALDQASVVDGAPVALRIEEL from the coding sequence ATGACAAAACCGCTTCGTCTTGGGATTGCAGGTTTGGGCACGGTAGGCGTCGGCGTGGTAAAAATCATCCGCCGCCAGGCAGAAATGCTGGAGATGCGCACAGGACGCCCGGTGGTGATCACTGCGGTATCCGCCCGCGATGCCAGCAAAGACCGCGGCGTCGCCCTCACAGGCTATGCCTGGGAGACTGACCCGGTGGCCTTGGCCAAACGCGACGACGTGGACGTTTTTGTCGAACTCATGGGCGGTCATGACGGTGCCGCCAAGGACGCAACTGAGGCGGCATTGGCTTCGGGCAAGGATGTGGTCACCGCCAATAAGGCGCTGCTGGCCATCCATGGTCAGGCCCTGGCCGAACAGGCCGAAGCTGCAGGACAGGTGATCCGCTTTGAAGCAGCCGTGGCCGGCGGTATCCCTGTGATCAAATCCCTGACCGAAGGCCTGGCCGGCAATCAGGTCACTCGGATCATGGGGGTGATGAACGGCACCTGCAACTATATCCTCACCCGGATGGAGGCCACCGGCGAGGGCTACAATACCCTGTTCGACGAATGTGGCCGACTGGGCTATCTCGAAGCCGATCCCAATCTGGACGTTGGCGGCATTGATGCCGGCCACAAACTGGCGCTGCTGTCCTCGATTGCCTTTGGCAGCAAGCCCGCCTTTGACGACGTGGTGCTGCAAGGCATCCAGCGCATTGCCATCGACGATATTCGCCACGCCGCCGATATGGGCTACCGGATCAAACTGCTTGGCGTGGCACAACGCACAGCGCGCGGGCTAGAGCAGCGGATGACCCCCTGCCTGGTGCCGGCGAATTCGCCCCTGGGCCAGCTGGAAGGCGGCACCAATATGGTGGTGATCGAAGGCGACGCGGTGGAACAGGTTGTGCTGCGCGGCCCTGGTGCCGGCGAAGGCCCCACCGCCAGCGCGGTGCTTGGCGATATCTGCGATCTGGCACGCGGCCTGCGCATTGCCACCTTTGGTCAGCCCGCCACCAGCCTACAAGAAATCCCCGCCGCCCAGACCGGCCTGCCTGCGCCTTATTATCTGCGTCTGGCCTTGCAGGACAAACCCGGCGCCCTGGCCAAAGTGGCCACCGCTCTGGGCGATGCCGGCATCTCGATCGACCGGATGCGCCAATACAGCCACTCCGAGCCCACCGCGCCGGTGCTCATTGTAACCCACAAATGCACCTCCGCCGCGCTGGATATCGCCATCGAGGCGCTGGACCAGGCCAGTGTTGTCGACGGCGCCCCCGTCGCCCTGCGTATCGAAGAGCTGTAG
- a CDS encoding TetR/AcrR family transcriptional regulator, which yields MARTQGSHSDITGPRIRSAALRLFAQHGYAAVSMRQIAKEVGVQAGALYNYIPDKQSLLHSLMQGHMRELLAAWQAQEKPQDALALLEQFVRFHIGFHMQRSDEVFIAYMELRNLSDENFATIEALRRAYEDALEAVLKQGVEAGQFTLPDTKIATLAVIAMLNGVMTWYRSGGRLSLDEVESVYWDMVRKSVTA from the coding sequence ATGGCACGCACACAAGGTTCACATTCTGATATTACCGGCCCGCGCATTCGCAGCGCGGCGCTGCGGCTGTTTGCGCAGCATGGCTATGCGGCGGTTTCGATGCGCCAGATTGCCAAAGAGGTCGGCGTTCAGGCCGGCGCCCTATATAATTACATCCCGGACAAGCAGAGCCTGCTGCACTCCTTGATGCAGGGCCACATGCGTGAGCTGTTGGCGGCTTGGCAAGCCCAGGAAAAACCGCAGGACGCCCTGGCGCTGCTGGAGCAGTTTGTGCGCTTTCACATCGGCTTTCATATGCAGCGATCTGATGAGGTTTTTATCGCCTATATGGAGTTGCGCAACCTGAGCGATGAGAATTTTGCAACCATCGAAGCTCTGCGGCGGGCCTATGAGGACGCGCTGGAGGCGGTGTTGAAACAGGGCGTCGAGGCGGGGCAGTTCACCCTGCCGGATACCAAGATCGCCACGCTGGCGGTGATTGCCATGCTGAACGGTGTGATGACCTGGTATCGCAGCGGCGGGCGCCTGTCGCTCGACGAGGTGGAAAGTGTCTATTGGGATATGGTGCGCAAATCTGTCACCGCCTGA
- a CDS encoding pirin family protein, with amino-acid sequence MSLSPSSARSIMETRQARPTLEGAGVKLHRAFGFQDPSELDPFLLFDDFRNEIPADYLQGFPWHPHRGIETITYVLSGEVEHSDSLGNTGSLGAGDVQWMTAGSGILHQEMPRGNASGQMHGFQLWGNLPADQKMCAPRYQDVAAREIPEITDDDGTHVRVITGEFWGKRGPVDGIAADPQYLDISIPAGVTKRIKIDTYRRAFAYIFEGAGAFVDASAPQGVLLEKEVAGQEVNIRDLSGNRTLVRFGTGDEITVQAGPEGLRFLLISGAPIQEPVAWHGPIVMNTKAELQQAFKDLRNGTFIAPAH; translated from the coding sequence ATGTCGCTTAGCCCCTCCTCTGCCAGATCCATTATGGAAACCCGCCAGGCCCGCCCAACTCTGGAAGGCGCCGGTGTCAAACTGCACCGCGCCTTTGGATTTCAGGATCCCAGCGAGCTGGACCCGTTTCTGCTGTTCGACGATTTCCGCAATGAAATCCCCGCCGACTACCTGCAGGGCTTTCCCTGGCACCCGCACCGCGGCATCGAGACCATCACCTATGTGCTCTCCGGCGAGGTCGAACACAGCGATTCCCTTGGCAACACTGGCAGCCTCGGCGCCGGCGATGTACAGTGGATGACCGCCGGATCCGGCATCCTGCATCAGGAAATGCCCCGCGGCAATGCCTCTGGGCAGATGCACGGGTTCCAGCTCTGGGGCAATCTGCCAGCGGATCAAAAGATGTGCGCGCCACGCTATCAGGACGTCGCCGCCCGCGAAATCCCCGAGATCACCGATGATGACGGCACCCATGTCCGGGTGATCACCGGAGAGTTCTGGGGCAAACGCGGCCCGGTGGATGGGATCGCTGCGGATCCACAGTATCTGGACATCTCGATCCCCGCCGGGGTCACCAAGCGGATCAAGATCGACACCTACAGACGCGCTTTTGCCTATATTTTTGAAGGCGCCGGCGCCTTTGTCGATGCCTCCGCCCCACAAGGTGTACTGCTGGAAAAAGAGGTGGCAGGCCAAGAGGTCAATATCCGCGACCTTTCCGGCAACCGTACTCTGGTGCGCTTTGGCACCGGGGATGAGATCACCGTGCAGGCCGGCCCCGAAGGTCTGCGGTTTCTGCTCATTTCCGGCGCGCCGATCCAGGAACCGGTGGCCTGGCACGGCCCCATTGTGATGAATACAAAGGCAGAGCTGCAGCAGGCCTTCAAGGATCTGCGCAACGGCACCTTTATCGCACCGGCCCACTGA
- a CDS encoding 4Fe-4S dicluster domain-containing protein, producing the protein MRWPQNTPPRQDSDAAAGIEISDAFERFSQRNDIFTRAFWDPRVKSKHTEKFFASYRMEAAPRRGDGFTQRDFALRNAAWLVSDVIANRRGEDGIREGFQAAIENDTPVAPDPIAIEDPGQMSAEIKRISKFFGADLCGITDLDERWLYSARVDTRDFSEAPHPLPQGLNSVIVLGHEMEADLVATYPSALAGAATGREYSHETSVVMQLAAYIRNLGYEAVASMNDTGLVIPYAVKAGLGEYARNQMVITPEFGPRLRFSKIFTNLPLTHDAPKPQGVRAFCDICTKCADACPVKALPFGAPQEGGSNISAIKGVRKWTSDAEKCFSFWAKLATDCAICMRVCPFNRDYTKAQNRVWLRLALSRFRKLALLLAKDHGTRVKPGTWWAQDSNTDT; encoded by the coding sequence ATGCGTTGGCCCCAGAACACCCCACCCCGCCAGGACAGCGATGCCGCAGCCGGTATCGAGATTTCAGACGCGTTTGAACGGTTCAGCCAACGCAACGATATCTTCACCCGCGCCTTTTGGGATCCCAGGGTCAAATCAAAACACACCGAAAAATTCTTTGCCTCCTACCGGATGGAAGCAGCCCCGCGCCGTGGTGACGGCTTCACCCAACGCGACTTTGCCCTGCGCAATGCCGCCTGGCTGGTCTCGGATGTAATCGCCAACCGCCGGGGCGAGGACGGCATCCGCGAAGGTTTCCAAGCGGCTATTGAAAACGACACCCCCGTGGCGCCAGACCCTATCGCGATTGAGGACCCCGGCCAAATGAGCGCCGAAATCAAGCGTATTTCAAAATTCTTTGGCGCCGATCTCTGTGGTATTACCGATCTGGACGAGCGTTGGCTTTATAGCGCCCGCGTCGATACCCGTGACTTTTCCGAAGCGCCCCATCCGCTGCCCCAGGGGCTGAACAGCGTCATTGTTCTGGGCCACGAGATGGAGGCGGATCTGGTCGCCACCTATCCATCTGCGCTGGCCGGTGCTGCGACTGGACGGGAATACAGCCACGAGACCTCTGTGGTGATGCAGCTGGCCGCCTATATCCGCAATCTCGGCTACGAGGCGGTGGCCTCGATGAATGACACCGGGCTGGTGATCCCCTATGCGGTGAAGGCCGGACTGGGCGAATATGCCCGCAATCAAATGGTGATCACGCCGGAATTTGGCCCCCGCCTGCGGTTCTCAAAGATCTTTACCAACCTGCCCCTCACCCATGATGCCCCCAAACCCCAGGGCGTGCGCGCCTTTTGCGATATCTGCACCAAATGCGCCGATGCCTGCCCGGTCAAAGCCCTGCCCTTTGGCGCGCCACAAGAAGGCGGCAGCAATATCTCTGCCATCAAAGGCGTGCGCAAATGGACCTCTGACGCGGAGAAATGCTTCTCTTTCTGGGCCAAACTGGCCACGGACTGCGCCATTTGCATGCGGGTCTGCCCATTTAACCGCGACTACACCAAGGCGCAAAACCGTGTCTGGCTGCGCCTGGCGCTGTCCCGGTTTCGCAAACTTGCCCTGCTGCTGGCCAAGGATCACGGCACCCGCGTCAAGCCCGGCACCTGGTGGGCACAGGACAGCAACACAGACACCTGA
- a CDS encoding pilus assembly protein, which produces MFSPLIKCLRGFSRNTKGTVTVEFAIYMPLLLWLFVAIYTYFDAFRQETVNLKAAYTISDLISRETTTLNDTYIDSMYKMSQLLIRSDSAITLRISVVRWDEDSNRYYVDWSKVRGGSLVAWTNATIGAVESDLPTMPDEERVILVETRNEMSPAFNVGLPQLDINNFVFTRPRFAPLVRFEGDLGSGGGHDDGAGSTD; this is translated from the coding sequence ATGTTTTCCCCACTGATCAAATGTCTGCGCGGCTTTTCCCGCAACACCAAAGGGACGGTAACGGTCGAATTTGCGATCTATATGCCGCTGCTTTTGTGGCTGTTTGTCGCCATCTACACTTACTTTGACGCCTTCCGTCAGGAAACCGTCAACCTGAAAGCCGCCTATACCATCTCGGATTTGATCTCTCGCGAGACCACAACGCTGAACGACACCTACATCGACAGCATGTACAAGATGAGCCAGCTGCTGATCCGCTCGGACTCGGCAATAACCCTGCGCATTTCTGTGGTGCGCTGGGACGAAGACAGCAACCGCTACTACGTGGACTGGTCAAAAGTTCGCGGCGGATCCTTGGTCGCCTGGACCAATGCAACCATCGGCGCAGTCGAAAGCGACCTGCCGACCATGCCGGATGAAGAACGGGTTATTCTGGTTGAGACCCGCAACGAAATGAGCCCTGCATTTAACGTCGGGCTGCCACAGCTGGACATCAACAACTTTGTCTTCACCCGGCCCCGTTTTGCGCCGCTGGTGCGTTTCGAAGGCGACCTCGGCAGCGGTGGCGGCCATGACGATGGCGCAGGATCCACGGATTAA
- a CDS encoding pilus assembly protein, whose product MILSSAKRLFRRFRGDTKATVTVEFAILMPLFFMLLTSTVELGMVVLRQSQLERALDIAVRNIRLTTGSAPQHDVVRDQICDLSGFIDNCSTSLRLEMVQLDPFAWVDVNEQVDCISKPEEVLPVRGFSNTGRSNDLMLIRACMRFKPLFSGWGFGESLSTADPEGLVSLVAVSAFVQEPK is encoded by the coding sequence ATGATTTTATCCTCTGCAAAACGCCTGTTCCGGCGCTTTCGCGGCGACACAAAGGCCACCGTGACCGTCGAATTTGCAATTCTGATGCCGCTGTTCTTTATGCTGCTGACCTCGACCGTCGAGCTGGGCATGGTTGTCCTGCGCCAATCCCAGTTGGAACGCGCTTTGGACATCGCGGTGCGCAACATTCGCCTAACCACCGGGTCAGCCCCGCAACACGATGTCGTAAGGGATCAAATCTGTGACCTCTCAGGCTTCATCGACAATTGCTCGACCTCATTGCGACTGGAAATGGTGCAGCTCGACCCCTTTGCCTGGGTGGACGTCAATGAACAGGTCGACTGCATCAGCAAACCAGAAGAAGTGTTGCCGGTGCGTGGCTTTTCTAACACCGGCAGGTCTAACGACCTGATGCTGATTCGCGCCTGCATGCGTTTTAAGCCCTTGTTCTCAGGCTGGGGGTTTGGCGAAAGTCTCTCCACTGCCGACCCCGAAGGGCTGGTCAGCCTGGTGGCCGTGTCCGCCTTTGTGCAGGAGCCGAAGTAA
- a CDS encoding Tad domain-containing protein — protein MTLRHTTVTALPLSVLHQGVNRLRAFRRDESGVMAYPTVAFFLAMLAVGGLGVDLMRMERDRTMLQYTLDRAVLAAADLDQTQPPAVVVKDYLNKAGLGEHYTPPVVETGLGYKRVQATINSTFEAHLMRFSGGTDLPIYATSKAEESIDGLEISLVLDVSGSMNSNSRLTNLKVAAKDFIDTMVANTTEGKMSISVVPYATQVSMPENLMLQYNTEGNNDYSYCINFEGDRFNTTSLPTKTPLPTWDMILKRTMHFTPWGYSNRDMRTYYNSPRLIQDPVCDPRQSRQILPLQQDANTLKNFIQNLSAGGNTSIDIGMKWGTVLLDPSTRPAISALASGTAAGAGPSVPNGFSARPADYTDADTIKIIVLMTDGQNTSQYYVNDDHRDGPSGAHFAILEGRDDTRYNTGTASLKVYSTYDAYNDRYYWHLPYYPKWSDHPIGTGNSSFKDCDRYGNNCQWISEQTAANHPDATVFDDTGNVISGLSYNELFARTSLKYLYRYIFDDWMDFYQARNTWYYGIYSSYGNGTKNNRTRSVCAAAKAKGIVVYTIGFEAPSNGVAVLRDCASTDSHYFDVNGLEIKDAFASIATSIRQLRLTQ, from the coding sequence ATGACACTGCGCCACACGACCGTCACGGCTCTCCCCCTTAGCGTCCTGCACCAAGGCGTTAACCGGCTGCGAGCATTCCGCCGCGACGAAAGCGGCGTCATGGCCTATCCGACGGTTGCCTTTTTCCTGGCGATGCTGGCGGTTGGCGGCCTGGGTGTGGACCTGATGCGGATGGAGCGCGACCGGACAATGCTGCAATACACCCTGGACCGTGCGGTTCTGGCTGCTGCAGATCTGGACCAGACCCAACCCCCGGCTGTTGTGGTAAAGGACTACCTGAACAAGGCGGGCCTGGGCGAGCACTACACGCCACCAGTTGTGGAAACCGGGTTAGGCTATAAGCGGGTGCAGGCGACCATCAACTCCACCTTCGAGGCCCATCTGATGCGGTTCTCTGGCGGTACGGATCTGCCGATCTATGCCACGTCCAAAGCAGAGGAAAGCATCGACGGATTGGAGATTTCGCTGGTTCTGGATGTGTCCGGTTCAATGAACTCAAACAGCCGCCTGACCAACCTCAAGGTGGCAGCAAAAGATTTTATCGACACCATGGTGGCCAACACCACCGAGGGAAAGATGTCGATCTCGGTGGTGCCTTATGCGACGCAGGTCTCCATGCCGGAAAACCTGATGCTGCAGTATAACACCGAAGGCAACAACGACTATTCGTACTGCATCAACTTTGAAGGAGATCGGTTCAATACCACATCTCTGCCGACTAAAACGCCGCTCCCCACATGGGACATGATCCTGAAGCGCACGATGCATTTCACCCCTTGGGGATACAGCAATCGGGATATGCGGACCTATTACAACAGCCCCCGCCTGATCCAAGACCCGGTTTGTGACCCGCGGCAGTCGCGGCAAATCCTGCCGCTTCAGCAGGATGCGAACACGCTCAAAAACTTCATTCAAAACCTGTCCGCCGGGGGTAATACCTCGATTGATATTGGCATGAAATGGGGGACCGTCCTGCTTGATCCCTCCACGCGCCCAGCCATTTCTGCGCTGGCCTCCGGGACGGCTGCGGGCGCTGGTCCAAGTGTCCCGAACGGTTTTTCTGCCCGCCCGGCCGACTACACCGATGCTGATACCATTAAAATCATTGTTTTGATGACCGATGGGCAGAACACCTCGCAATATTATGTAAATGACGACCATCGTGACGGCCCCTCAGGGGCGCATTTTGCCATTCTCGAAGGACGCGATGACACAAGATACAACACCGGGACTGCCTCACTAAAGGTCTACTCCACCTATGATGCCTATAATGATCGCTATTACTGGCACCTTCCCTATTATCCAAAATGGTCTGACCACCCGATTGGCACAGGTAACAGCTCCTTTAAAGACTGCGATCGCTACGGAAATAACTGCCAATGGATTTCAGAACAGACCGCCGCAAACCACCCAGACGCCACTGTCTTTGACGACACTGGCAACGTCATCTCAGGGCTGAGCTATAATGAACTGTTTGCACGGACCTCGTTGAAGTACCTGTATCGCTACATCTTTGATGACTGGATGGATTTCTATCAAGCGCGAAATACCTGGTATTATGGGATCTATTCCAGCTACGGCAATGGGACCAAGAACAATCGCACACGCAGCGTCTGCGCGGCGGCCAAGGCCAAGGGCATTGTTGTCTACACCATCGGCTTTGAAGCCCCCAGCAACGGGGTCGCGGTTCTGCGCGACTGCGCCAGCACCGATTCCCATTACTTTGATGTGAACGGACTAGAAATCAAAGACGCCTTTGCCTCGATCGCCACATCGATCCGCCAGCTGAGGTTGACCCAATGA